The following proteins come from a genomic window of Chlamydiales bacterium:
- the rho gene encoding transcription termination factor Rho → MNQKNSNDDKQRSTLTPPDKIVSEELKEPRIQPETPLTVTKISELQQMDIEELNNQARHYGIKNMASLTKSQMVFEIVKIKSTRPDEMLIGEGVLEVLPDGFGFLRSPTYNYCPSAEDIYVSPAQIRRFDLKKGDTVIGTIRSPKEKEKYFALLKVETVNGSTSDKAKERVLFENLTPLYPNQRIVMETTKERLSERVLDLIAPIGKGQRGLIVAPPRSGKTMILQSIAHAIAINHPEVNLIVLLIDERPEEVTDMSRMVNGEVVASTFDEQPERHIQVAEMVIEKARRLVEHGHDVVILLDSITRLARAYNTVQPHSGKILTGGVDASSLHKPKRFFGAARNIEGGGSLTILATALIETGSRMDEVIFEEFKGTGNMELVLDRRLADRRVYPAIDLIKSGTRKEELLYHPSELEKVFSLRGALADLTPLDAMNLLIGRLRKTNSNAEFLLSFKD, encoded by the coding sequence ATGAATCAAAAAAATTCAAATGACGATAAGCAACGTTCTACTCTTACCCCTCCCGATAAAATAGTCTCTGAAGAACTAAAAGAACCTCGGATACAGCCTGAAACTCCTCTTACTGTAACGAAAATTTCTGAATTACAACAAATGGATATTGAAGAGCTAAATAATCAAGCTCGTCATTATGGAATTAAGAATATGGCTTCATTAACAAAGTCCCAGATGGTCTTTGAAATTGTTAAGATTAAGTCTACAAGACCAGATGAAATGCTCATTGGAGAAGGTGTCCTGGAAGTTCTACCTGATGGTTTTGGATTCCTACGCTCACCAACTTATAACTATTGTCCTTCTGCTGAAGATATTTATGTCTCTCCTGCACAAATTCGCCGTTTTGATCTTAAAAAAGGAGATACTGTCATTGGGACCATTCGCTCTCCTAAAGAAAAAGAAAAGTATTTTGCTCTCTTGAAAGTAGAAACAGTCAATGGCTCGACTTCGGATAAAGCTAAAGAACGCGTGCTCTTTGAAAATCTCACACCTCTCTATCCTAATCAACGTATTGTGATGGAAACGACAAAGGAACGTCTTTCTGAACGAGTTCTTGATCTGATTGCTCCTATAGGTAAAGGTCAGCGTGGATTGATTGTGGCTCCCCCTCGCTCTGGGAAAACGATGATCTTGCAAAGTATTGCTCATGCCATTGCAATTAATCATCCAGAAGTCAATTTGATTGTACTACTGATCGATGAGCGTCCTGAAGAAGTGACAGATATGTCACGTATGGTCAATGGAGAAGTTGTAGCTTCTACCTTTGATGAACAACCAGAACGACATATTCAAGTTGCTGAAATGGTCATTGAGAAAGCACGTCGCCTTGTTGAACATGGTCATGATGTTGTCATTCTTCTCGACTCAATTACTCGGCTAGCACGCGCTTATAATACTGTTCAACCTCATTCTGGGAAAATTTTGACAGGAGGGGTGGACGCAAGCTCTTTACACAAACCGAAACGTTTCTTTGGTGCAGCTCGTAATATCGAAGGAGGAGGCTCCTTAACTATTCTTGCTACAGCGCTTATTGAGACAGGCTCACGAATGGATGAGGTGATCTTTGAAGAATTTAAGGGGACAGGAAACATGGAACTTGTTCTTGATCGACGCTTAGCTGATCGTCGTGTCTATCCTGCGATTGACCTCATTAAAAGTGGAACGAGAAAAGAAGAGCTTCTCTACCATCCATCTGAGCTAGAAAAAGTCTTTTCGTTAAGAGGAGCACTTGCTGACTTAACTCCTCTCGATGCAATGAATCTTTTAATTGGAAGACTTAGAAAAACAAATAGTAATGCAGAATTTCTGCTCTCTTTTAAAGACTAG
- the coaE gene encoding dephospho-CoA kinase (Dephospho-CoA kinase (CoaE) performs the final step in coenzyme A biosynthesis.), with product MLRLKKVAVTGSICSGKTTLGLFFEELGACFINSDAIVHKLLKPTTPVGRKVIDLLGTEIVDGNDLNRKEIASRVFRDLPLLEKVEKAIHPAVQEVIETKYQKVSQTSCPLFIVENPLLFESNQQELYDVIIVVIGNREVSQRRFLISTPYDIAEFERRDKRLIPIAQKCKQANFVVENFGSRSDLYFLAKKLFKDLKEE from the coding sequence ATGTTAAGATTGAAAAAAGTTGCTGTAACAGGCTCTATCTGCTCAGGCAAAACGACTCTCGGCCTTTTTTTTGAAGAGCTTGGCGCTTGTTTCATCAATTCAGATGCGATAGTGCATAAGCTTCTTAAACCTACAACGCCTGTAGGAAGAAAAGTTATTGATCTCTTAGGGACTGAAATTGTTGATGGAAATGATTTAAATCGAAAGGAGATTGCCTCTAGGGTATTTCGTGATTTACCTTTATTAGAGAAAGTAGAAAAAGCGATACATCCAGCAGTCCAAGAAGTAATAGAAACTAAATACCAAAAAGTTTCACAAACCTCATGTCCTCTTTTTATCGTTGAAAACCCTCTTCTTTTTGAAAGTAATCAACAGGAATTATACGATGTAATCATCGTTGTCATTGGCAACAGAGAAGTGAGTCAGCGCAGATTTTTAATATCAACACCCTATGATATAGCAGAATTTGAAAGAAGAGATAAACGTTTAATACCAATAGCACAAAAATGCAAACAAGCGAACTTTGTTGTAGAGAATTTCGGTAGTCGATCGGATTTGTATTTTTTAGCAAAAAAACTCTTTAAAGATTTAAAAGAAGAGTAG
- the polA gene encoding DNA polymerase I — protein MKTLYILDVSGYLFRAYFALPPMVSPQGESTNGLYGFIRSILKLFKDFNPEHIIAVFDSPDNKKKRIEIYEKYKANRLRLYEDLPQQIERAKEFCDLIGIPQIQVPEVEADDTMGSIAVWAAAKGTNVYLCTSDKDFAQLVNDRIFILNTWKDNLIIDKKKVEELYGVPPEKIIDLLAIVGDSSDNIPGVKGFGPKTTISLLNEFGSLETLLANADKIKGEKKQKILKEESDIALISKKLATIQIDISFPKEESYFTKTSPDWNRLKEFYIDLGFQTLLKELYSVANQDSLKEESIYHLIEDKIEFQKLLNSLESSKEIAFDILISNQNPLLPEILGLSFSIKAGEGFYVPLNGKMDSTTILNELKKIFSNQNLVFFGHHVKDHLHALAKHGIEIKNVNFDTILAFYLLHAESRRHSLESLILQYLGKVKNPIEDLIGSGKKKINLSDISIEQASHYCCQNVDNIFQLKKVLKEEIHKEHFDKILYETELPIMHVLAKMERSGIYLDREELMDLSEELKREIHSLEQEIYTLAGETFNINSPKQLAMILFDKMKIQPLKKTLTSLSTRAEILELLAKDYPIAEKILFFRSLEKLRSTYVETLPLNIHPNTNRIHATFNQYITATGRLTCQNPNLQNIPVRSAYGQRIRQAFKPQKKGWSYLSADYSQIELRLLAHLSEDPQLLQAFKHGEDIHAYTASLIFSIPLSTVSPTQRQQAKVINFGIIYGQQAFGLSQELGIDIKKAADFIKAYFERYPLVYKYIELCVQETKKTGKAITMLGRQREIPEIRHHNAMIRHQGERLAINTSLQGSAADLIKLGMLEIDEQIRIRGMQGYLILQIHDELLFECPNEEIDALEPLVRKAMETALPLKVPLVVDVAIGKNWAEC, from the coding sequence ATGAAAACACTCTACATCCTTGATGTCTCGGGCTATCTTTTTCGCGCCTATTTTGCTCTTCCTCCAATGGTTAGCCCTCAAGGAGAATCCACAAATGGTCTATATGGCTTTATTCGGTCTATTTTAAAACTTTTCAAAGATTTTAATCCCGAACACATCATTGCAGTTTTTGATAGTCCTGATAATAAAAAAAAACGAATCGAGATTTACGAAAAATATAAAGCGAATCGTCTACGTCTCTACGAAGATCTTCCTCAACAGATTGAGCGCGCAAAAGAATTTTGTGATTTGATAGGCATTCCGCAAATTCAAGTCCCAGAAGTAGAAGCTGATGACACCATGGGAAGCATTGCAGTTTGGGCTGCTGCAAAGGGCACTAATGTCTATCTTTGCACAAGTGATAAAGATTTTGCTCAGCTCGTGAATGATAGAATTTTCATTCTTAATACTTGGAAAGATAACTTGATAATTGATAAGAAAAAAGTAGAAGAGTTGTACGGTGTACCTCCTGAGAAAATTATCGATCTCTTAGCTATAGTGGGGGATTCTTCTGATAATATTCCAGGTGTGAAAGGATTCGGCCCAAAGACTACCATTTCTCTTCTTAACGAGTTTGGCTCTCTTGAAACCCTGTTAGCCAATGCTGACAAAATTAAAGGAGAAAAAAAACAAAAAATACTCAAAGAAGAAAGCGATATCGCTCTTATAAGCAAAAAACTTGCTACGATTCAAATAGATATTTCTTTTCCTAAAGAAGAGAGTTATTTTACTAAAACTTCTCCTGATTGGAATAGGTTGAAAGAGTTCTACATCGATCTCGGTTTTCAGACGCTTCTCAAAGAATTATACTCTGTTGCTAATCAAGATTCCCTCAAAGAAGAAAGTATTTACCACCTTATTGAAGATAAAATAGAATTCCAAAAGCTGTTAAACTCCCTCGAATCTTCAAAAGAGATTGCCTTTGATATACTAATATCCAATCAAAATCCGTTGCTTCCAGAAATTTTAGGCTTAAGTTTTAGTATAAAAGCAGGAGAGGGTTTCTATGTTCCTTTAAATGGGAAAATGGATTCAACAACGATCTTAAATGAACTTAAAAAAATATTTAGCAATCAAAATCTTGTGTTTTTTGGTCATCATGTAAAAGACCATCTCCATGCATTGGCTAAGCATGGTATTGAAATCAAAAATGTAAATTTTGATACTATTCTCGCCTTCTATCTTCTTCATGCAGAGAGTAGACGCCATTCCTTAGAATCCCTCATACTTCAATATTTAGGTAAAGTAAAAAACCCGATTGAAGACTTGATTGGAAGCGGGAAAAAAAAGATTAACCTATCTGACATTTCTATCGAGCAAGCTTCTCACTATTGCTGTCAGAATGTCGATAACATTTTCCAATTAAAAAAGGTTCTAAAAGAAGAGATTCATAAGGAACATTTCGATAAAATTCTTTATGAAACTGAGCTACCTATAATGCATGTTTTGGCTAAAATGGAACGGTCAGGAATCTATCTCGATCGAGAAGAGCTGATGGATCTTTCCGAAGAGTTAAAGAGAGAAATTCATTCTCTCGAACAAGAGATTTATACACTAGCTGGTGAAACATTTAATATTAATTCACCAAAACAGCTTGCAATGATTCTTTTTGATAAAATGAAGATTCAACCATTAAAAAAAACCCTAACCAGCCTCTCTACACGGGCAGAAATCCTTGAGTTACTTGCGAAAGACTATCCCATTGCTGAAAAAATTCTGTTTTTTCGTTCTCTTGAAAAACTTCGTTCAACATATGTTGAAACCCTTCCTTTAAACATTCATCCTAATACAAACCGCATTCATGCCACATTCAATCAATATATTACAGCAACAGGACGTTTAACATGTCAAAATCCAAATCTACAGAATATTCCTGTAAGGAGTGCGTATGGTCAACGCATTCGTCAAGCTTTTAAACCACAAAAAAAAGGATGGAGCTATTTATCAGCTGATTACTCACAAATAGAATTGCGTCTTCTTGCTCACCTAAGTGAAGATCCTCAACTTCTTCAAGCGTTTAAACATGGTGAAGATATTCATGCGTACACAGCTTCACTGATCTTTAGTATTCCTCTATCAACAGTCTCACCGACTCAACGTCAACAGGCAAAAGTCATTAATTTTGGAATTATTTATGGTCAACAAGCCTTTGGTCTTTCTCAGGAACTTGGAATAGATATCAAAAAAGCAGCTGATTTCATTAAAGCTTATTTCGAACGCTATCCTCTTGTATATAAGTATATCGAATTATGCGTCCAAGAGACAAAAAAAACTGGTAAGGCCATAACAATGCTTGGTCGTCAAAGAGAAATTCCTGAGATTCGTCATCATAATGCAATGATTCGTCACCAAGGAGAACGGCTTGCGATTAATACGTCTTTACAGGGAAGCGCTGCTGATTTAATTAAGCTAGGCATGTTAGAAATTGATGAGCAAATCCGTATTCGAGGGATGCAAGGATATCTAATTTTACAGATCCATGATGAATTGCTTTTTGAATGTCCAAATGAAGAAATTGATGCATTAGAACCTCTTGTTAGAAAAGCAATGGAAACAGCCTTACCTTTAAAGGTTCCTTTAGTTGTGGATGTTGCTATTGGCAAAAATTGGGCAGAATGTTAA
- a CDS encoding S49 family peptidase: protein MKIIHESVFMSAFRAFFIAFFGVLGTVISLLGIFLASYLVFKSNDDQTFSANVEILPDGDGNRKKLSGDSPILLQITIEGEIGKDKLTGKKIEEILIKSREEAFSNNRVKGILLVINSPGGGVNDSNIIYRHLKEYKTKYHVPIYTFIDGLCTSGGYYIACASDKIFASEVSVIGSIGVLNWPPFMNFTDTMKKIGIESMTLSAGKGKDQMNPFRPWHEGEEEDYQSLIDYFYQQFTTIVTLNRPIDMNNLKDNIGAKVLTPPQAKDHGFIDESNASRREVLNALAKEVGIEDHYQVVGFESTSWLKKVIKETPCSPIVSGKIKHEFSLPISEGNALYWK, encoded by the coding sequence ATGAAAATAATTCATGAATCTGTCTTTATGAGTGCATTTCGTGCATTCTTTATTGCTTTTTTTGGTGTCCTTGGAACGGTGATTAGCTTACTTGGGATTTTTCTTGCTTCTTACTTAGTCTTCAAATCTAACGATGACCAAACCTTTTCTGCAAATGTAGAAATTCTTCCTGATGGTGATGGAAACAGGAAAAAACTTTCCGGAGATTCTCCGATTCTTTTGCAAATCACAATTGAGGGAGAGATTGGCAAAGATAAGCTAACAGGGAAAAAGATTGAAGAGATCCTAATTAAATCAAGAGAAGAGGCTTTTTCGAATAATCGAGTCAAAGGGATTCTCCTAGTGATTAATTCTCCTGGTGGAGGAGTGAATGACTCAAACATTATTTACCGTCACCTTAAAGAATACAAAACCAAATACCATGTCCCCATCTATACTTTTATTGATGGGCTATGTACATCCGGTGGCTATTATATTGCCTGTGCCAGTGATAAAATCTTTGCGAGTGAAGTTAGTGTGATTGGATCAATAGGTGTCCTTAACTGGCCTCCTTTCATGAATTTTACTGATACAATGAAAAAAATTGGCATCGAATCGATGACTTTATCAGCTGGAAAAGGCAAAGATCAAATGAACCCTTTCCGTCCTTGGCATGAAGGAGAGGAAGAAGACTATCAGTCTTTGATAGATTATTTTTATCAGCAATTTACCACAATTGTGACCTTAAATCGACCCATTGACATGAATAATTTAAAAGATAACATTGGAGCGAAAGTCTTAACTCCTCCACAGGCTAAAGATCATGGCTTCATTGATGAAAGCAATGCTAGCCGTCGTGAAGTTTTAAATGCTCTTGCCAAAGAAGTTGGAATTGAAGACCATTATCAAGTTGTCGGTTTTGAATCGACTTCTTGGTTAAAAAAAGTGATCAAAGAAACACCCTGTTCTCCTATTGTTTCTGGAAAGATCAAACATGAATTTTCTCTCCCTATTTCTGAAGGCAATGCTTTATACTGGAAATGA
- a CDS encoding DedA family protein — METILSFIQLHAYHAHWFVFGLLMLAGLNFPISEDLVIIFSAILASTIVPENIFKLFLAVFLGAYLSDWLVYWIGRLWGAHLWRLRWFAYLFKAKRLEQIEQYYQKYGLLTLLVGRFIPFGVRNCLFATAGLGKMRFSKFLIGDGIACLISNGTLFTIAYFFGKNCSYFIRYVNVIFFGIFLIAIISCIWYKKSKAISSTD; from the coding sequence ATGGAGACAATTCTTTCTTTTATTCAACTACATGCTTATCATGCTCATTGGTTTGTTTTTGGTCTCTTAATGCTTGCGGGACTCAATTTTCCTATTAGTGAAGACTTGGTAATTATTTTTAGTGCGATCCTTGCAAGTACGATTGTTCCTGAGAATATATTTAAATTATTTCTAGCTGTTTTTTTAGGGGCCTATCTCTCAGATTGGTTGGTTTACTGGATTGGTAGACTTTGGGGAGCACACTTATGGCGGCTGCGTTGGTTTGCTTATCTTTTCAAAGCAAAAAGATTAGAACAAATAGAACAATATTATCAGAAATATGGATTATTAACTCTACTTGTAGGGCGTTTTATTCCATTTGGAGTACGTAATTGCCTATTTGCAACAGCAGGTTTAGGGAAAATGCGGTTTAGTAAATTTTTAATTGGGGATGGGATTGCCTGTCTTATTTCAAACGGCACGCTTTTTACAATCGCCTATTTTTTTGGTAAAAACTGTTCTTATTTTATCCGGTATGTCAATGTCATTTTCTTTGGAATCTTTCTGATCGCTATAATCAGTTGCATTTGGTATAAGAAAAGCAAAGCAATTTCTTCAACTGACTAG